A genomic window from Pseudonocardia broussonetiae includes:
- a CDS encoding ribose-phosphate diphosphokinase yields MSATPKKNLMLFSGRAHPELAEQVAKHLDVTITPQSAYSFANGEIFVRFEESVRGCDAFVLQSHSAPINDQIMEHLIMVDALKRASAKRITVVMPFWGYARQDKKHRGREPISARLIADMFLVAGADRIMTVDLHTAQIQGFFDGPVDHLFALPVLAEYLKRTYADRELAVVSPDSGRVRLAERWAETLGGTPLAFIHKTRDPRKPNEAVANRVVGDIHGRTCVVIDDMIDTGGTVAKAVEALLAQGARDVIVAATHGVLSGPATERLSTCGAREVVFTDTLPIPDEKRFPAMTVLSIAPLLAQAIHQVFDDGSVTSLFDGNA; encoded by the coding sequence ATGTCGGCTACGCCCAAGAAGAACCTGATGCTCTTCTCCGGGCGGGCCCACCCCGAGCTCGCCGAGCAGGTCGCCAAGCACCTCGACGTCACGATCACGCCGCAGTCGGCGTACTCGTTCGCCAACGGGGAGATCTTCGTCCGGTTCGAGGAGTCGGTCCGCGGCTGCGACGCGTTCGTGCTGCAGAGCCACTCCGCGCCGATCAACGACCAGATCATGGAGCACCTGATCATGGTCGACGCGCTCAAGCGCGCCTCGGCCAAGCGGATCACCGTCGTCATGCCGTTCTGGGGCTACGCGCGCCAGGACAAGAAGCACCGCGGCCGCGAGCCCATCTCCGCCCGCCTGATCGCCGACATGTTCCTCGTCGCCGGGGCCGACCGGATCATGACCGTCGACCTGCACACCGCCCAGATCCAGGGCTTCTTCGACGGCCCGGTCGACCACCTCTTCGCCCTCCCGGTGCTCGCCGAGTACCTCAAGCGCACCTACGCCGACCGCGAGCTCGCCGTCGTCTCCCCCGACTCCGGCCGCGTCCGCCTGGCCGAGCGCTGGGCCGAGACCCTCGGCGGCACCCCGCTGGCCTTCATCCACAAGACCCGCGACCCGCGCAAGCCCAACGAGGCCGTCGCCAACCGCGTCGTCGGCGACATCCACGGCCGCACCTGCGTCGTCATCGACGACATGATCGACACCGGCGGCACGGTGGCCAAGGCCGTCGAGGCCCTGCTGGCCCAGGGCGCCCGCGACGTGATCGTCGCGGCCACCCACGGGGTCCTCTCGGGGCCCGCCACCGAGCGCCTCAGCACGTGCGGGGCGCGAGAGGTGGTCTTCACCGACACCCTCCCGATCCCCGACGAGAAGCGGTTCCCGGCGATGACGGTCCTCTCGATCGCCCCGCTCCTGGCCCAGGCCATCCACCAGGTGTTCGACGACGGGTCGGTCACGAGCCTGTTCGACGGGAACGCCTGA
- a CDS encoding 50S ribosomal protein L25/general stress protein Ctc — MAEARIDAETRTEFGKGAARRTRRAGKIPAVLYGHGTDPQHLSLPELEFKRVVREQGRNAVLTLNIGGTPQLALTKTVVQHPIRPYIEHVDLLVIRRGEKVEVEVQVIISGQAAPGTLITQELNTLLVEADVSSIPETIEVSVEGLPIGTQILAGSLTMPANTELKTDPEALVVNVNAAPTEEDMEAEVDIEGAGVVEDAPETEADEDTTAEAGSEESSDDEKSES, encoded by the coding sequence GTGGCCGAGGCCCGAATCGACGCCGAGACCCGCACGGAGTTCGGCAAGGGCGCCGCCCGCCGCACCCGCCGTGCCGGCAAGATCCCCGCCGTGCTCTACGGGCACGGCACCGACCCGCAGCACCTCTCGCTCCCGGAGCTGGAGTTCAAGCGCGTGGTCCGCGAGCAGGGTCGCAACGCCGTCCTGACGCTGAACATCGGCGGCACCCCGCAGCTCGCGCTGACCAAGACGGTCGTGCAGCACCCGATCCGCCCCTACATCGAGCACGTCGACCTGCTGGTGATCCGCCGCGGCGAGAAGGTCGAGGTCGAGGTCCAGGTCATCATCTCCGGCCAGGCCGCCCCCGGCACCCTGATCACGCAGGAGCTCAACACCCTGCTCGTCGAGGCCGACGTCTCCTCGATCCCGGAGACCATCGAGGTCTCGGTCGAGGGCCTGCCGATCGGCACGCAGATCCTGGCCGGCTCGCTGACGATGCCCGCCAACACCGAGCTGAAGACCGACCCCGAGGCCCTCGTCGTCAACGTCAACGCGGCGCCGACCGAGGAGGACATGGAGGCCGAGGTCGACATCGAGGGCGCCGGCGTCGTCGAGGACGCGCCGGAGACCGAGGCCGACGAGGACACCACCGCCGAGGCCGGCTCCGAGGAGTCGTCCGACGACGAGAAGTCCGAGAGCTGA
- the pth gene encoding aminoacyl-tRNA hydrolase, which produces MAPGPALVVGLGNPGPDYAETRHNVGFRVVDLLATRAGGGRFSKHRSNADVLEGRLAGRRVVLAKPRTYMNVSGGPVANLAKYFSVPVEDIVVVHDELDLGFGVVRLKRGGGEGGHNGLRSITSSIGTRDYLRVRFGIGRPPGRQDPADYVLKRFSGAETKELEFAVDLAADAAEALLADGLEPAQNRFHALSG; this is translated from the coding sequence GTGGCGCCGGGTCCCGCCCTGGTGGTCGGGCTCGGCAACCCCGGCCCGGACTACGCCGAGACCCGGCACAACGTCGGCTTCCGCGTCGTCGACCTCCTGGCGACGCGGGCCGGCGGGGGCCGGTTCTCCAAGCACCGCAGCAACGCGGACGTCCTGGAGGGCCGGCTCGCCGGCCGCCGGGTCGTGCTGGCCAAGCCGCGCACGTACATGAACGTGAGCGGCGGGCCGGTCGCGAACCTCGCGAAGTACTTCTCCGTGCCCGTCGAGGACATCGTCGTCGTGCACGACGAGCTCGACCTCGGCTTCGGCGTCGTCCGCCTCAAGCGCGGCGGCGGCGAGGGCGGGCACAACGGGCTGCGGTCGATCACGTCGTCGATCGGCACGCGCGACTACCTGCGCGTCCGCTTCGGCATCGGCCGCCCGCCGGGCCGCCAGGACCCGGCCGACTACGTGCTCAAGCGGTTCTCCGGAGCGGAGACCAAGGAGCTGGAGTTCGCCGTCGACCTGGCCGCCGACGCCGCCGAGGCGCTGCTCGCCGACGGCCTCGAGCCGGCGCAGAACCGGTTCCACGCGCTCTCGGGCTGA
- a CDS encoding fatty acyl-AMP ligase, with amino-acid sequence MSRFLAMLLESAAGSTHAMTTGEPKAPVRRSWPEVHDQARRMAGALRAEVSPGSAVGVLAGEPAAIAPAAQAVWLCGGSVTMLHQPTARTDLAAWAEDTVSVLGMIGAELVLLGAPFDALAPVLTERGIAFRTIDSLDGEPVEPDAGVAGEDDTALLQLTSGSTAEPKAVRITHRNLFANIRGMVEASRLDIERDVMVSWLPLFHDMGMVGFLTIPMSTGLELVTVTPVDFLTRPLLWAELISKYGGTVTAAPNFAYAVLGRQLARADGPLDLSSLRIALNGAEPIDPDAVDAFVASGARFGLRPDAVLAAYGMAETALGVSFAPIDTGLQVDHVDADQLEAHRHAAPATYGPTRRFPRLGPPLPGIEVKVVGDDGAVLGERGVGVIHLRGESVTPGYLTVDGPVATQDADGWLDTGDEGYVADGQVVVCGRRKDVIIMGGRNIYPTDIERAAAEAGEVRAGNVVAVRMFAGAESGRHRESFLVAVESRRAGDPEAEQAIRKDVTSRVVSAVGVRPAEVVVLGPGSLPKTPSGKLRRAATGELLRARV; translated from the coding sequence ATGTCCCGGTTCCTGGCGATGCTGCTGGAGTCCGCCGCCGGCTCCACCCACGCGATGACGACCGGGGAGCCGAAGGCCCCCGTCCGCCGTAGCTGGCCCGAGGTGCACGACCAGGCCCGGCGGATGGCGGGCGCGCTGCGCGCGGAGGTGTCCCCGGGCTCCGCCGTCGGCGTGCTGGCCGGCGAGCCCGCCGCGATCGCCCCGGCCGCGCAGGCCGTGTGGCTGTGCGGCGGCAGCGTCACGATGCTGCACCAGCCCACCGCCCGCACCGACCTCGCCGCGTGGGCCGAGGACACCGTCTCCGTCCTCGGGATGATCGGCGCGGAGCTGGTCCTGCTCGGCGCCCCGTTCGACGCCCTCGCGCCCGTCCTCACCGAGCGCGGCATCGCGTTCCGCACGATCGACTCGCTCGACGGCGAGCCGGTCGAACCCGACGCCGGGGTCGCGGGCGAGGACGACACCGCCCTGCTGCAGCTCACGAGCGGCTCCACCGCGGAGCCCAAGGCCGTCCGCATCACCCACCGCAACCTGTTCGCCAACATCCGCGGGATGGTCGAGGCCTCGCGCCTGGACATCGAGCGCGACGTGATGGTGTCGTGGCTGCCGCTGTTCCACGACATGGGGATGGTCGGGTTCCTGACGATCCCGATGTCCACCGGCCTGGAGCTGGTCACGGTCACGCCGGTCGACTTCCTCACCCGCCCGCTGCTGTGGGCCGAGCTGATCTCGAAGTACGGCGGCACCGTCACGGCCGCCCCGAACTTCGCCTACGCCGTGCTCGGGCGCCAGCTCGCCCGCGCCGACGGGCCGCTCGACCTGTCGTCGCTGCGCATCGCGCTCAACGGCGCCGAGCCGATCGACCCCGACGCCGTCGACGCCTTCGTCGCGTCGGGGGCGCGGTTCGGGCTGCGGCCCGACGCCGTCCTCGCCGCGTACGGGATGGCCGAGACGGCGCTCGGCGTGTCGTTCGCGCCGATCGACACCGGCCTGCAGGTCGACCACGTCGACGCCGACCAGCTCGAGGCGCACCGCCACGCTGCCCCCGCCACCTACGGCCCGACCCGCCGCTTCCCGCGCCTGGGCCCGCCCCTGCCCGGGATCGAGGTCAAGGTCGTCGGCGACGACGGCGCGGTCCTCGGCGAGCGGGGCGTCGGCGTGATCCACCTGCGCGGGGAGTCGGTGACGCCGGGCTACCTGACCGTCGACGGCCCGGTCGCCACGCAGGACGCCGACGGCTGGCTCGACACCGGCGACGAGGGCTACGTCGCCGACGGGCAGGTCGTCGTGTGCGGGCGCCGCAAGGACGTGATCATCATGGGCGGCCGCAACATCTACCCGACCGACATCGAGCGCGCCGCCGCCGAGGCGGGCGAGGTGCGCGCGGGCAACGTGGTGGCGGTGCGGATGTTCGCGGGCGCGGAGAGCGGACGGCACCGCGAGTCGTTCCTGGTGGCGGTGGAGTCGCGGAGGGCGGGCGATCCCGAGGCCGAGCAGGCGATCCGCAAGGACGTGACGTCGCGCGTCGTCTCGGCGGTGGGGGTGCGGCCGGCGGAGGTCGTGGTGCTGGGGCCGGGCAGCCTGCCCAAGACCCCGTCGGGGAAGCTCCGGCGGGCGGCGACGGGGGAGCTGCTGAGGGCGCGGGTCTGA